A region of Mesorhizobium sp. AR02 DNA encodes the following proteins:
- a CDS encoding Dabb family protein yields the protein MIRHCVFVRFRSDVTDVERTAIHADLEALRQVVEGMDTVNFSANVSPEPFARGFTHGFTIDFRDAAARDAYLVHEAHQRAGARLVAALEGSTDGLMVFDLDLTKK from the coding sequence ATGATCAGGCACTGTGTTTTCGTCCGCTTCCGCAGCGATGTCACCGACGTCGAACGAACGGCGATCCACGCCGATCTCGAGGCGTTGCGGCAGGTGGTCGAAGGCATGGACACCGTGAACTTCAGTGCCAATGTCAGCCCTGAACCCTTCGCGCGCGGCTTCACACACGGCTTCACCATCGATTTCCGCGATGCCGCAGCGCGCGACGCCTATCTGGTGCATGAGGCCCATCAGCGCGCCGGCGCCCGGCTGGTCGCGGCGCTCGAAGGCAGCACCGATGGATTGATGGTCTTCGACCTCGATCTTACGAAAAAGTGA
- a CDS encoding GMC family oxidoreductase, which translates to MTDYIIVGAGPAGCVLANRLSDDPSNSVLLLEAGGKDWHPYIHMPAGFAKMTKGIASWGWSTVPQKHMKDRVFWYTQAKVVGGGSSINAQIYTRGNARDYDAWEKEEGLTGWGYRDVLPYFKRAENNQRYANDFHGDQGPLGVSNPISPLPICEAYFRAGQEMGIPFNPDFNGANQEGVGYYQLTQKDARRSSASVAYLRPIRARKNLTIRTDVLVTRIVVEKGRAIGVEIVDRPGGETKILRAEREVIVSSGAIGSPKLLMQSGIGPADHLKSVGVTPVHDLPGVGSNMQDHLDLFVIAECTGDHTYDNYAKLHRTAWAGLQYLLLKKGPVASSLFETGGFWYADPTAASPDIQFHLGLGSGIEAGVEKLNNPGVTLNSAFLRPRSRGTVRLKSADPADHPLIDPNYWSDPYDRAMSIKGLRLAREIMRQKALAPYVLREVLPGPSLATDDELFDYACRTSKTDHHPVGTCRMGHDEMAVVTPDLRLRGIEALRVCDASVMPRVPSSNTNAPTIMVGEKGADLILGREPLPPAVFSGNRAA; encoded by the coding sequence ATGACCGACTACATCATCGTGGGCGCCGGTCCGGCCGGCTGTGTTCTGGCCAACCGGCTGAGCGACGATCCCTCGAATTCAGTGCTGCTGCTGGAAGCCGGCGGCAAGGACTGGCACCCCTACATCCATATGCCGGCGGGCTTTGCCAAGATGACCAAGGGCATCGCTTCCTGGGGCTGGTCGACCGTGCCGCAGAAGCACATGAAGGACCGCGTCTTCTGGTACACGCAGGCCAAGGTGGTCGGCGGCGGCTCCTCCATCAACGCCCAGATCTACACGCGCGGCAACGCCCGCGACTATGACGCGTGGGAGAAGGAAGAGGGGCTGACCGGCTGGGGCTACCGCGACGTGCTGCCCTATTTCAAGCGCGCCGAGAACAACCAGCGCTATGCCAACGACTTTCATGGCGACCAGGGACCGCTCGGCGTGTCAAACCCGATTTCGCCGCTGCCGATCTGCGAGGCCTATTTCCGTGCCGGCCAGGAGATGGGCATTCCCTTCAACCCGGACTTCAACGGCGCCAACCAGGAAGGCGTCGGCTACTACCAGCTGACCCAGAAGGATGCCCGGCGCTCCTCCGCTTCGGTCGCCTATCTCCGACCGATCCGCGCCCGCAAGAACCTGACCATCAGGACCGATGTACTGGTGACCCGTATCGTCGTCGAAAAGGGCCGCGCCATCGGCGTCGAAATCGTCGACAGACCCGGCGGTGAGACAAAAATCCTGCGCGCCGAGCGCGAGGTGATCGTCTCGTCCGGCGCCATCGGCTCGCCGAAACTGCTGATGCAGTCGGGCATCGGCCCAGCTGATCATCTGAAATCGGTGGGCGTCACACCGGTGCACGACCTGCCCGGCGTCGGCTCCAACATGCAGGACCATCTCGATTTGTTCGTCATCGCCGAGTGCACCGGCGATCACACTTACGACAACTACGCCAAGCTGCATCGAACGGCCTGGGCCGGCCTGCAATATCTCTTGCTGAAGAAGGGACCGGTGGCCTCCAGCCTGTTCGAGACCGGCGGCTTCTGGTACGCAGACCCGACCGCCGCCTCGCCCGACATCCAGTTCCATCTCGGCCTGGGCTCCGGCATCGAGGCCGGCGTCGAGAAGCTGAACAATCCCGGCGTCACCTTGAACTCGGCCTTCCTGCGGCCGCGCTCGCGCGGCACGGTGCGCCTGAAGAGCGCCGATCCGGCCGACCATCCGCTGATCGATCCGAACTACTGGTCCGATCCCTATGACCGCGCCATGTCGATCAAGGGGCTGCGGCTGGCGCGCGAGATCATGCGGCAGAAGGCGCTTGCCCCCTACGTGCTGCGCGAGGTGCTGCCTGGTCCATCGCTGGCAACCGATGACGAACTCTTCGACTACGCCTGCCGCACCTCCAAGACCGACCACCATCCTGTCGGCACCTGCCGCATGGGCCATGACGAGATGGCCGTCGTGACCCCGGACCTGCGGCTGCGCGGCATCGAAGCCTTGCGCGTCTGCGATGCCTCGGTGATGCCGCGCGTACCCTCCTCCAACACCAATGCACCGACCATCATGGTCGGTGAAAAGGGCGCCGACCTGATCCTCGGTCGTGAGCCGCTGCCGCCGGCTGTGTTTTCCGGGAACCGGGCTGCTTAG
- a CDS encoding 3-ketoacyl-ACP reductase, giving the protein MTRPAAIVTGGARGIGLACAEALTDAGFDILVADLVEQAPDGLAANITARGAKFAYSSCDIADLDSHAALVDTAIRAFGRIDCLVNNAGVGAVVRGDLLELKPENFDHAISINLRGTVFLSQAVAKAMLATPGDHTRSIITVTSVSAEMASPERSEYCVSKAGLSMWVKNLALRLAPENIGVFEVRPGIIRTDMTAGVTAKYDALIDSGLVPAKRWGEASDIGAVVATLAAGKLGFSTGSIINVDGALSVPRL; this is encoded by the coding sequence ATGACCCGCCCCGCGGCCATCGTCACCGGCGGCGCACGCGGCATTGGGCTGGCTTGCGCGGAGGCATTGACCGATGCCGGCTTCGACATTCTGGTCGCCGACCTTGTCGAACAGGCGCCAGATGGGCTCGCCGCCAACATCACAGCGCGTGGCGCGAAATTCGCCTATAGCAGCTGTGACATCGCCGATCTCGACAGCCACGCCGCACTTGTCGATACCGCCATCCGCGCCTTCGGCCGCATCGACTGTCTCGTCAACAATGCCGGCGTCGGCGCCGTCGTGCGCGGCGACCTGCTGGAGCTCAAGCCCGAGAATTTCGACCACGCAATCAGCATCAATCTGCGTGGCACCGTCTTCCTCAGCCAGGCCGTCGCCAAGGCGATGCTGGCCACCCCTGGCGACCACACAAGATCGATCATCACCGTCACCTCGGTCAGCGCCGAGATGGCCTCGCCGGAGCGCTCCGAATACTGCGTCTCGAAGGCAGGGCTTTCGATGTGGGTGAAGAACCTGGCACTGCGGCTCGCCCCGGAAAACATCGGCGTCTTCGAAGTACGGCCCGGCATCATCCGCACCGATATGACGGCAGGCGTGACCGCCAAATACGATGCTTTGATCGATAGCGGGTTGGTGCCGGCCAAACGCTGGGGTGAGGCATCCGACATCGGCGCGGTGGTGGCGACGCTAGCCGCCGGCAAGCTCGGCTTTTCGACCGGCTCGATCATCAATGTCGACGGCGCGCTCTCCGTGCCGCGACTGTAA
- a CDS encoding FAD-dependent oxidoreductase, translating into MTNPDIVIIGSGIGGATIASGLAGSGASILMLERGEPLPATPHARNTRSIFVDGHYRPKEMWREAGGAAFNPGNYYYVGGNSKFYGAVLIRYRKEDFSAMEHFGGVSPAWPFSYDEFEPWYSRAEQLFRVRGTLGEDPTEPFHSIPYAFKPVPDEAPIARARAELKGLGLHPASLPLGVDIDTWLKEGKTGWDAFPNTGQGKVDAQTGPLTAALKDSNIQLETGCYVEYLEASPDGKTISAIHYRQNGEAKKVSPKLVILSAGAVNSAVILLRSPSAANGKGGGKGLANRSDQVGRNFMNHNSSAMLAIDPRRRNDAVYQKTLMLNDYYLTDGKGGKPLGNVQLLGKIDGNMLRANVKYVPRFALDFMAGHAVDWYLMCEDLPDPESRIMVDGKDIVMQWRRSNMQSLDGLTKVMRENFRACGYPLVLSRPFDKRTPSHQCGTVKMGDDPATAPLDPFCRSFDHQNLFVVDGSFLPNSAAVNPALSIAAQALRVADHIRKVELAA; encoded by the coding sequence ATGACAAATCCGGACATCGTCATCATCGGCTCCGGCATCGGCGGCGCCACGATCGCCTCCGGTCTGGCCGGCAGCGGCGCCTCGATCCTGATGCTGGAGCGCGGCGAGCCCCTGCCAGCAACGCCGCATGCGCGCAACACGCGCTCCATCTTCGTCGATGGTCACTACCGGCCAAAGGAGATGTGGCGCGAGGCCGGCGGTGCCGCCTTCAACCCCGGCAATTACTACTATGTCGGCGGCAATTCGAAATTCTACGGCGCGGTGCTGATCCGTTACCGCAAGGAAGACTTTTCGGCCATGGAACACTTTGGCGGCGTTTCGCCGGCATGGCCCTTTTCCTATGATGAGTTCGAGCCTTGGTATTCCAGAGCCGAGCAGCTGTTTCGCGTGCGCGGCACGCTGGGCGAGGATCCGACCGAACCCTTCCACTCGATCCCCTATGCCTTCAAGCCAGTACCCGACGAGGCGCCGATCGCGCGCGCGCGCGCCGAGCTCAAGGGCCTCGGCCTGCATCCGGCCTCGCTGCCGCTCGGCGTCGACATCGACACGTGGCTGAAGGAGGGAAAAACCGGCTGGGATGCTTTCCCGAACACCGGTCAGGGTAAGGTCGACGCGCAGACAGGACCGCTGACGGCAGCGCTCAAGGACAGCAACATCCAGCTCGAAACCGGCTGCTATGTCGAGTACTTGGAGGCATCGCCCGACGGCAAAACCATATCAGCCATCCACTACCGGCAGAACGGCGAGGCGAAGAAAGTCTCGCCGAAGCTGGTCATCCTCTCCGCCGGCGCCGTCAATTCGGCCGTCATCCTGCTGCGCTCGCCTTCAGCCGCCAATGGCAAGGGAGGCGGCAAGGGCCTCGCCAACCGCTCCGACCAGGTCGGTCGCAATTTCATGAACCACAATTCCAGCGCCATGCTGGCTATCGATCCACGCCGCAGGAACGATGCCGTCTACCAGAAGACGCTGATGCTGAACGACTATTATCTCACCGACGGCAAGGGCGGCAAACCGCTCGGCAACGTCCAACTGCTCGGCAAGATCGACGGCAACATGCTGAGGGCCAATGTGAAATACGTGCCGAGATTCGCGCTCGATTTCATGGCCGGCCATGCCGTCGACTGGTACCTGATGTGCGAGGACCTGCCCGACCCCGAAAGCCGCATCATGGTCGACGGCAAGGACATCGTCATGCAGTGGCGACGCTCCAACATGCAGTCGCTCGACGGGTTGACCAAGGTGATGCGCGAAAACTTCCGCGCCTGCGGTTATCCCCTCGTGCTGTCGCGGCCCTTCGACAAGCGCACGCCGTCGCACCAGTGCGGCACGGTGAAGATGGGCGATGATCCGGCCACCGCGCCGCTCGATCCCTTCTGCCGCTCGTTCGACCACCAGAATCTGTTCGTCGTCGACGGCAGTTTTTTGCCGAACTCGGCTGCCGTAAATCCCGCGCTGTCGATCGCCGCGCAAGCGCTTCGCGTGGCGGACCATATCCGCAAGGTGGAGCTTGCCGCATGA
- a CDS encoding ABC transporter ATP-binding protein, producing the protein MAFLEIDGLKKRFGNVEILKGIDVELEKGGFLVLVGPSGCGKSTLLNTIAGLEQITDGEIRVDGRAINDLHPSKRDIAMVFQSYALYPNMTVAGNISFGMEMRGVPADERQKAIDKVAKVLQIGHLLQRKPSQLSGGQRQRVAMGRALVRDPKLFLFDEPLSNLDAKLRVDMRIEIKRLHATTGTTIVYVTHDQIEAMTLATKIAVMRDGEVQQFGTPAEIYNNPTNLFVADFMGSPAMNLIPATIATSGNALSVVLQREAREPITLPMANAPAGLSAFQGKPIIFGVRPEALTDPEGAERNASNIATADLHIEVVEPAGSDTFAVTNLGGKPVVARLRADANIQPGTSTPLAFNLTKAVFFDPATENRIR; encoded by the coding sequence ATGGCTTTTCTGGAAATTGATGGGCTGAAGAAGCGCTTCGGGAATGTTGAGATCCTGAAGGGCATCGATGTCGAGCTCGAAAAGGGCGGCTTCCTGGTGCTGGTCGGCCCGTCTGGCTGCGGCAAGTCCACTCTGCTCAACACCATCGCCGGGCTGGAGCAGATTACCGATGGCGAGATCCGCGTCGACGGCCGCGCCATCAACGATCTGCATCCTTCGAAGCGCGACATTGCCATGGTGTTCCAGAGCTATGCGCTCTACCCGAACATGACGGTCGCCGGGAACATCTCCTTCGGCATGGAGATGCGCGGTGTGCCGGCGGACGAGCGCCAGAAGGCGATCGACAAGGTGGCGAAGGTCCTGCAGATCGGCCACTTGCTGCAGCGCAAGCCGAGCCAGCTCTCCGGCGGCCAGCGCCAGCGCGTCGCCATGGGCCGGGCGCTGGTGCGCGACCCCAAACTGTTCCTGTTCGACGAACCGCTGTCCAACCTCGACGCCAAGCTGCGCGTCGACATGCGCATCGAGATCAAGCGCCTGCACGCCACGACAGGCACAACAATCGTCTACGTCACCCACGACCAGATCGAGGCGATGACGCTGGCCACCAAGATCGCCGTCATGCGCGACGGCGAGGTGCAGCAGTTCGGCACCCCGGCCGAGATCTACAACAACCCCACCAACCTGTTCGTCGCCGACTTCATGGGCTCGCCGGCCATGAACCTGATCCCGGCCACCATCGCCACCTCTGGCAATGCGCTGTCCGTCGTGCTGCAGCGCGAGGCGCGCGAGCCGATCACGCTGCCGATGGCCAATGCGCCAGCGGGTCTCTCGGCATTCCAGGGCAAGCCGATCATCTTCGGCGTGCGGCCGGAAGCGCTGACCGACCCGGAGGGTGCCGAACGCAACGCCTCGAACATCGCCACCGCCGACCTGCATATCGAAGTGGTCGAGCCGGCGGGATCCGATACCTTCGCGGTCACCAATCTCGGCGGCAAGCCCGTTGTGGCGCGGCTGCGCGCCGACGCCAACATCCAGCCGGGCACCAGCACGCCGCTCGCCTTCAACCTGACCAAGGCGGTGTTCTTCGATCCGGCGACCGAGAACCGCATTCGCTGA
- a CDS encoding carbohydrate ABC transporter permease: MSAVATPARQASGGVNTRIVNRVVIYGLLALFALFYLMPLFVMLVTSFKTMDEIQNGNMLALPKAPTFDPWLKAWGETCVGLTCAGIKGYFWNSIKMVVPAVLISTMLGALNGYVLTKWRFRGATLVFGLMLFACFIPFQSVLLPMATILGSVGRFGVTLQNSVGTSFGLGNSTVNLVFVHVVYGIGFTTLFFRNYYEAFPTELIKAAQVDGASFFQIFRRIMLPNSMPIFVVTVIYQFTNIWNDFLFASAYAGTGDAMPMTVALNNVVNTSTGVVEYNVNMAAAMIAALPTLIVYVVAGRYFVRGLMAGAVKG; this comes from the coding sequence ATGAGCGCCGTCGCCACCCCTGCCCGCCAGGCCTCCGGCGGCGTCAACACCAGGATCGTCAACCGCGTCGTCATCTATGGGCTCTTAGCGCTGTTTGCGCTGTTCTACCTCATGCCGCTGTTCGTCATGCTGGTCACCTCGTTCAAGACCATGGACGAGATCCAGAACGGCAACATGCTGGCACTGCCCAAGGCGCCGACCTTCGACCCGTGGCTGAAGGCCTGGGGCGAGACCTGCGTCGGCCTCACCTGCGCCGGCATCAAGGGTTATTTCTGGAACTCCATCAAGATGGTGGTTCCCGCCGTTCTGATCTCGACCATGCTCGGCGCGCTCAACGGCTACGTGCTGACCAAATGGCGCTTTCGCGGCGCAACGCTGGTGTTCGGCCTGATGCTGTTTGCCTGCTTCATCCCGTTCCAGTCGGTGCTGCTGCCGATGGCGACGATCCTCGGCAGCGTCGGCCGTTTCGGCGTGACGCTGCAGAACTCGGTCGGAACAAGCTTCGGTCTCGGCAATTCAACGGTCAATCTCGTCTTCGTCCACGTCGTCTACGGCATCGGCTTCACCACGCTGTTCTTCCGCAACTATTACGAGGCCTTCCCGACCGAGCTGATCAAGGCCGCACAGGTCGACGGCGCCTCCTTCTTCCAGATCTTCCGCCGCATCATGCTGCCGAACTCAATGCCGATCTTCGTCGTCACCGTGATCTACCAGTTCACCAACATCTGGAACGACTTCCTGTTCGCCTCCGCCTATGCCGGCACCGGCGACGCCATGCCGATGACGGTGGCGCTCAACAACGTCGTCAACACCTCGACCGGCGTCGTCGAATACAACGTCAACATGGCGGCCGCGATGATCGCGGCTCTGCCCACTCTGATCGTCTATGTCGTCGCCGGCCGCTATTTCGTGCGCGGGCTGATGGCTGGCGCGGTCAAAGGCTGA
- a CDS encoding carbohydrate ABC transporter permease, which yields MSTVATSQIKLTPERSRPSVRSRLQDALPKIVLAPSFAITIVFVYGFILWTIYLSFTNSKTFPSYVITGSRAYQRLWGWTFDTDPPSSWYTSITNMGIFGFLYIAICLALGLFLAILLDQKIRGEGVLRPIYLYPMALSFIVTGVAWKWFLDPGLGLEQTLHQWGWTSFHFDWIKNKDFVIYTVVIAGVWQASGFIMAMFLAGLRGIDGEIMKAAQIDGATTFQLYRRIVIPLLRPIFLSAFIVLAHLAIKSYDLVVALTSGGPGGSAWLPSNFMYEYTFKRNEMAVGSASAVIMLMTIVAIIVPYLYSELREKPR from the coding sequence ATGAGCACTGTAGCAACAAGCCAGATCAAGCTGACGCCGGAGCGGTCACGCCCCTCTGTGCGCTCACGCCTGCAAGACGCGTTGCCGAAGATCGTGCTGGCGCCGAGCTTCGCCATCACCATCGTCTTCGTCTACGGCTTCATCCTGTGGACGATCTATCTGTCCTTCACCAATTCCAAGACCTTCCCGTCCTATGTCATCACCGGCTCACGCGCCTATCAGCGGCTGTGGGGCTGGACCTTCGACACCGACCCGCCCTCGAGCTGGTACACGTCGATCACCAATATGGGCATTTTCGGCTTTCTCTACATCGCCATCTGCCTGGCGCTCGGCCTGTTCCTGGCCATCCTGCTCGACCAGAAGATCCGCGGCGAAGGCGTGCTGCGCCCGATCTACCTCTATCCCATGGCGCTGTCCTTCATCGTCACCGGCGTCGCCTGGAAATGGTTCCTTGATCCCGGTCTCGGCCTCGAACAGACGCTGCACCAATGGGGCTGGACGAGCTTCCATTTCGACTGGATCAAGAACAAGGACTTCGTCATCTACACGGTGGTCATAGCCGGCGTCTGGCAGGCCTCCGGCTTCATCATGGCGATGTTCCTGGCCGGCCTGCGCGGTATTGACGGCGAGATCATGAAGGCGGCGCAGATCGATGGCGCCACCACCTTCCAGCTCTATCGCCGCATCGTCATTCCACTGCTGCGGCCAATCTTCCTGTCAGCCTTCATCGTGCTCGCGCACCTCGCCATCAAGTCCTATGACCTTGTCGTGGCGCTGACCAGCGGCGGGCCGGGCGGCTCGGCCTGGCTGCCATCCAACTTCATGTACGAGTACACGTTCAAGCGCAACGAGATGGCCGTCGGCTCGGCCAGTGCGGTGATCATGCTGATGACCATCGTCGCCATCATCGTGCCCTATCTCTATTCGGAACTGCGGGAGAAGCCGCGATGA
- a CDS encoding ABC transporter substrate-binding protein, producing the protein MLRKLLIGTALATSFAFSAHAADVKEVQMLHWWTSGGEAAALNVLKGDLAKEGYAWKDVPVAGGGGDAAMTALKAMVAAGNYPTASQMLGYTVLDYAAAGVMGDLTETAKKEGWDKSVPAALQKFSVYEGKWVAAPVNVHSVNWLWINKAVMDKIGGTEPKTFDDFVALLDKAKAAGVIPLALGGQNWQEATMFDSVVLSTGGPEFYKKAFNDLDDASLKSDTMKKSFDNLAKLVTYVDPNFSGRDWNLATAMVIKGDALVQVMGDWAKGEFHAAKKTPGTDFLCYRFPGTDGSVIYNSDMFGMFNVPDDRKGAQVALATATLSKSFQSAFNVVKGSVPARTDVPDTDFDACGKKGIADLKKANDGGTLFGSLAQGYGAPPAVANAYKDVVSKFVHGQIKTSDEAVTELVKAIDDAK; encoded by the coding sequence ATGTTGCGCAAACTGCTTATCGGAACGGCTCTCGCGACGAGCTTTGCGTTCTCGGCGCATGCCGCGGACGTCAAGGAAGTGCAGATGCTGCATTGGTGGACATCGGGCGGCGAAGCGGCTGCCCTCAACGTCCTCAAGGGCGATCTGGCCAAGGAAGGCTATGCCTGGAAGGACGTGCCGGTGGCCGGCGGTGGCGGCGACGCCGCCATGACCGCGCTGAAGGCGATGGTCGCGGCCGGCAACTATCCGACCGCCTCGCAGATGCTCGGCTACACCGTGCTCGACTATGCGGCGGCCGGCGTGATGGGCGACCTGACCGAGACGGCGAAGAAGGAAGGTTGGGACAAGTCGGTTCCGGCGGCCCTGCAGAAATTCTCGGTCTATGAAGGCAAGTGGGTCGCGGCTCCGGTCAACGTCCACTCGGTCAACTGGCTGTGGATCAACAAGGCCGTCATGGACAAGATCGGCGGCACCGAGCCGAAGACCTTCGACGACTTCGTTGCCCTGCTCGACAAGGCCAAGGCGGCAGGCGTGATCCCGCTCGCTCTCGGCGGCCAGAACTGGCAGGAAGCCACCATGTTCGACTCGGTCGTGCTGTCGACCGGCGGACCTGAGTTCTACAAGAAGGCCTTCAACGACCTCGACGACGCGTCGCTCAAGTCCGACACGATGAAGAAGTCGTTCGACAACCTCGCCAAGCTCGTCACCTATGTCGACCCGAACTTCTCGGGCCGCGACTGGAACCTTGCCACCGCCATGGTCATCAAGGGCGATGCCCTGGTGCAGGTCATGGGTGACTGGGCCAAGGGTGAGTTCCACGCCGCCAAGAAGACCCCGGGCACGGACTTCCTGTGCTATCGCTTCCCGGGCACTGACGGCTCCGTGATCTACAACTCCGACATGTTCGGCATGTTCAACGTTCCGGACGACCGCAAGGGCGCCCAGGTCGCACTGGCCACCGCCACCCTGTCGAAGAGCTTCCAGTCGGCCTTCAACGTCGTCAAGGGTTCGGTTCCGGCCCGTACCGACGTTCCGGACACCGACTTCGACGCTTGCGGCAAGAAGGGCATCGCCGACCTGAAGAAGGCCAACGACGGCGGCACGCTGTTCGGCTCCTTGGCCCAGGGCTATGGCGCGCCTCCGGCGGTCGCCAATGCCTACAAGGATGTCGTCTCGAAGTTCGTCCATGGTCAGATCAAGACCTCGGACGAAGCCGTGACCGAGCTGGTCAAGGCGATCGACGACGCCAAGTAA
- a CDS encoding enoyl-CoA hydratase/isomerase family protein translates to MAERLVTFKRDGAIGTVTLRRPEKFNALDIPMLRALEAALDEAEMADGVRVVLLTGEGKGFCAGGDVEAWAQMSAADFQVQWVRYGHRVFDRLARLRQPTIAVLSGHALGGGLELAVACDFRVAETHVKLGFPETSIGVVPGWSGTQRAVGRFGAQTVRRMALGGEILLAPEALALGVVDRVVEAGKALAEAKAWAEKIAERGPLATEAAKLMIAVAEGEESAAATEALASGFIALTGDLKAGVGAFKTKQKPAFSRT, encoded by the coding sequence ATGGCTGAGCGCCTCGTGACCTTCAAAAGGGATGGCGCCATCGGCACCGTCACGCTGCGCCGGCCGGAGAAATTCAACGCGCTTGATATTCCCATGCTGCGCGCTCTCGAAGCCGCGCTCGACGAAGCGGAAATGGCCGACGGCGTCCGCGTCGTGTTGCTCACCGGCGAAGGCAAGGGCTTTTGCGCCGGCGGCGATGTCGAAGCGTGGGCGCAAATGAGCGCGGCCGATTTCCAGGTGCAATGGGTGCGCTACGGCCATCGTGTCTTCGACCGGCTGGCGCGGCTCAGGCAACCGACCATCGCCGTGCTCTCGGGCCACGCGCTGGGCGGCGGGCTGGAACTGGCGGTCGCCTGCGATTTCCGCGTCGCGGAAACACACGTCAAGCTCGGCTTCCCCGAAACCTCTATCGGCGTCGTCCCCGGCTGGTCCGGCACGCAACGCGCGGTGGGCCGCTTCGGCGCGCAGACCGTGCGGCGCATGGCGCTGGGTGGTGAGATTCTGCTCGCCCCCGAAGCGCTGGCCCTGGGCGTCGTCGACCGGGTGGTCGAAGCCGGAAAGGCGCTTGCCGAGGCCAAGGCCTGGGCTGAAAAGATCGCCGAGCGTGGCCCGCTGGCGACGGAAGCGGCCAAGCTGATGATAGCGGTGGCCGAAGGCGAGGAAAGTGCCGCCGCGACCGAAGCACTGGCCAGCGGCTTCATCGCGCTCACCGGCGACCTCAAGGCCGGTGTCGGCGCTTTCAAGACCAAGCAGAAGCCAGCATTTTCAAGAACCTAG